One part of the Prunus persica cultivar Lovell chromosome G5, Prunus_persica_NCBIv2, whole genome shotgun sequence genome encodes these proteins:
- the LOC18776176 gene encoding agmatine deiminase, with protein sequence MNMEGTPALHGYYMPAEWEPHSQCWIGWPERPDNWRDNAVPAQQVFAKVASAISKFEHVTVCASAAQWANARSQLPENIRVIEMSLNDSWFRDTGPTFVIGISASSSSTPEPKVAGIDWNFNSWGGIDDGCYRDWSHDLLVARKILAVEKLPRFPHSMILEGGSIHVDGEGTCLTTEECLLNKNRNPDLTKEQIEDQLKAYLGVRKVIWLPRGLYGDDDTNGHIDNMCCFVKPGVVLLSWTDDEKDPQYERAVEAFSVLSNTTDANGRKLEIIKLHVPGPLYMTDEEATGIFQEDCEAKPRLPGTRLAASYVNFYIANGAIIAPQFGDLKWDDEAVRVLSQAFPNHEVVRIEGAREIVLAGGNIHCITQQQPHIPQSIVNHD encoded by the exons ATGAATATGGAAGGCACGCCGGCTCTCCATGGATACTACATGCCTGCAGAGTGGGAACCCCATTCACAGTGTTGGATTGGATGGCCT GAACGCCCAGATAACTGGAGAGACAATGCAGTGCCTGCTCAACAGGTGTTTGCCAAGGTCGCATCTGCAATCTCAAAGTTTGAGCATGTGACTGTCTGCGCAAGTGCTGCTCAG TGGGCAAATGCACGAAGTCAGCTACCAGAAAATATCAGGGTTATCGAGATgagcttgaatgattcttGGTTCCGTGATACAGGGCCAACA TTTGTCATAGGAATAAGTGCATCGTCTTCTTCTACCCCAGAGCCAAAGGTTGCTGGTATTGATTGGAACTTTAACAGTTGGGGAG GCATTGATGATGGTTGTTACCGAGATTGGAGTCATGACCTTCTTGTGGCACGGAAG ATCCTGGCAGTTGAGAAGCTTCCAAGGTTTCCACACTCAATGATTCTCGAAGGTGGAAGCATCCATGTAGATGGAGAAG GGACTTGCCTCACCACCGAGGAGTGCCTCTTAAATAAAAACAGGAACCCAGATTTGACCAAGGAGCAAATAGAGGATCAACTTAAGGCATACCTTGGAGTGAGGAAAGTTATTTGGTTGCCTCGTGGATTATATG GAGACGATGACACTAATGGTCACATCGACAATATGTGCTGTTTTGTGAAGCCTGGTGTGGTTTTGTTGTCCTGGACTGATGATGAAAAGGATCCTCAGTATGAAAGAGCTGTGGAAGCCTTTTCTGTTCTCTCTAATACTACTGATGCCAATGGTAGGAAATTAGAAATAATTAAACTTCATGTACCTGGGCCACTGTACATGACAGATGAAGAGGCTACTGGAATTTTTCAG GAGGACTGTGAAGCTAAACCGAGACTTCCAGGCACGAGACTTGCTGCTTCATATGTAAATTTCTACATTGCCAATGGAGCAATCATTGCACCCCAATTTGGGGACCTAAAATGGGATGATGAGGCTGTTCGTGTCCTATCTCAAGCCTTTCCAAACCATGAA GTGGTAAGAATTGAAGGTGCAAGGGAGATTGTTCTAGCGGGTGGAAATATACATTGCATCACTCAGCAACAACCACACATTC
- the LOC18776111 gene encoding uridine-cytidine kinase C isoform X1: protein MAQDTTSDAESPRPRSGLLRDQVQLVKRKDCDRYEIVPIQDILSFEKGFFIVIRACQLLAQKNDGIILVGVAGPSGAGKTVFTEKVLNFMPSIAVISMDNYNDASRIIDGNFDDPRLTDYDTMLENIHGLKAGNPVEVPVYDFKSSSRTGYRTVEVPSSRIVLIEGIYALSERLRPLLDLRVSITGGVHFDLVKRVLRDIQRAGQDPAEIIHQISETVYPMYKAFIEPDLQTAHIKITNKFNPFTGFQNPTYILKSIKAVTVDQIKAVLSDDHKETKEETYDIYLLPPGEDPEACQSYLRMRNRDGKYNLMFEEWVTDSPFIISPRITFEVSVRLLGGLMALGYTIASILKRSSHIFCDDKICVKTDWLEQINRQYVQVQGKDRLYVKYVAEQLDLDGSYVPRTYIEQIQLEKLVNDVMALPDDLKTKLSIDDDFVSSPKEALSRASADRRTKYLNRGASHSFSNQRDKTMSKLTRLAVNSRRFDGRALESPQALSNQGVITQLSEQISTLNERMDEFTSRVEELNSKFSVRKVSASQQNLALQAEACTGSGPTSHFVTGLSNGSLAGSLLPHSSSSSQLVKESPLMEEMLAITRSQRQIMHQIDNLSNLLREYSGERLRQGRADSSGRVTDIDSIVPVILTLAIGGLGFFFFRSLTSPK, encoded by the exons ATGGCTCAAGATACAACTTCTGATGCTGAATCACCGAGGCCGCGGTCTGGTCTTTTGCGAGATCAGGTCCAACTTGTTAAAAGAAAGGACTGTGATCGATATGAGATTGTCCCAATTCAAGATATACTGTCATTTGAAAAAGGTTTCTTTATAGTTATCCGGGCATGTCAGCTGTTGGCTCAAAAGAATGATGGGATAATACTGGTTGGAGTAGCAGGTCCCTCTGGAGCTGGTAAGACTGTTTTCACGGAGAAAGTACTCAACTTTATGCCCAGCATTGCTGTTATTTCAATGGACAACTACAATGATGCTAGTCGTATCATTGATGGCAACTTCGACG ATCCACGCCTGACAGATTATGACACAATGCTTGAAAACATACATGGTTTAAAAGCAGGCAATCCTGTTGAAGTTCCAGTATATGATTTCAAGTCTAGCTCTCGCACAGGTTACAG GACGGTAGAGGTCCCTAGCTCCCGTATTGTGCTCATTGAGGGTATATATGCCTTAAGTGAGAGATTGCGGCCTTTGTTAGATCTCCGTGTGTCTATAACTGGTGGAGTTCACTTTGACCTTGTCAAACGGGTGTTACGGGACATTCAACGTGCCGGCCAAGATCCTGCAGAAATTATCCATCAAATTTCTGAAACG GTGTATCCTATGTACAAGGCCTTTATTGAGCCAGATCTCCAGACAGCACATATAAAAATCACCAACAAGTTCAATCCCTTCACTGGTTTTCAAAACCCGACATATATTTTAAAG TCAATTAAGGCAGTGACAGTGGATCAGATCAAAGCTGTTCTTTCTGATGATCacaaagaaaccaaagaaGAAACTTATGACATATATCTTTTACCACCAGGAGAAGATCCTGAAGCATGTCAATCGTATCTAAGGATGAGGAACAGGGATGGCAAATACAATCTCATGTTTGAG gaaTGGGTTACGGATAGTCCCTTCATAATATCACCTCGAATAACTTTTGAAGTTAGTGTGCGCCTTCTTGGAGGTCTCATGGCCTTGGGGTATACAATTGCATCCATCTTGAAAAGAAGCAGCCATATCTTCTGTGATGATAAGATTTGCGTGAAAACTGATTGGTTGGAGCAAATTAATCGCCAATATGTTCAG GTGCAAGGAAAGGATCGGTTATATGTTAAATATGTCGCAGAGCAGCTCGATCTGGACGGTTCATATGTTCCTCGTACTTACATTGAACAAATTCAGCTGGAGAAACTTGTAAATGATGTCATG GCCTTGCCAGATGATTTGAAGACAAAGCTCAGCAtagatgatgattttgtttcaaGCCCAAAGGAAGCCCTTTCTCGAGCCTCAGCAGACAGGAGAACCAAGTATCTCAACCG CGGTGCATCACACTCTTTCTCAAATCAAAGGGACAAGACAATGTCCAAGCTAACAAGACTTGCTGTTAACAGTAGAAGGTTTGATGGAAGAGCCCTGGAATCACCTCAAGCACTTTCAAACCAG GGGGTTATAACTCAACTTTCAGAACAAATTTCTACACTGAATGAGAGGATGGATGAGTTTACGTCTCGTGTTGAAGAACTCAACTCCAAGTTCTCAGTCAGAAAAGTTTCAGCTAGCCAGCAGAATTTGGCTTTGCAGGCTGAAGCCTGCACTGGATCTGGACCCACTTCTCATTTTGTAACTGGCTTAAGTAATGGCTCATTGGCAGGATCTCTACTGCCCCATTCTTCTTCGTCATCACAATTGGTCAAGGAGTCTCCACTGATGGAAGAG ATGCTAGCAATCACACGGAGCCAACGCCAGATCATGCACCAAATAGACAATTTGAGCAATCTTTTGCGAGAATATTCAGGGGAAAGGCTTCGCCAAGGAAGAGCAGATAGTAGTGGAAGAGTGACTGATATTGACTCAATTGTCCCAGTTATTCTTACTTTGGCAATTGGTGGATtaggtttcttcttcttcaggaGTCTGACTTCCCCAAAATAA
- the LOC18776111 gene encoding uridine-cytidine kinase C isoform X2 produces MPSIAVISMDNYNDASRIIDGNFDDPRLTDYDTMLENIHGLKAGNPVEVPVYDFKSSSRTGYRTVEVPSSRIVLIEGIYALSERLRPLLDLRVSITGGVHFDLVKRVLRDIQRAGQDPAEIIHQISETVYPMYKAFIEPDLQTAHIKITNKFNPFTGFQNPTYILKSIKAVTVDQIKAVLSDDHKETKEETYDIYLLPPGEDPEACQSYLRMRNRDGKYNLMFEEWVTDSPFIISPRITFEVSVRLLGGLMALGYTIASILKRSSHIFCDDKICVKTDWLEQINRQYVQVQGKDRLYVKYVAEQLDLDGSYVPRTYIEQIQLEKLVNDVMALPDDLKTKLSIDDDFVSSPKEALSRASADRRTKYLNRGASHSFSNQRDKTMSKLTRLAVNSRRFDGRALESPQALSNQGVITQLSEQISTLNERMDEFTSRVEELNSKFSVRKVSASQQNLALQAEACTGSGPTSHFVTGLSNGSLAGSLLPHSSSSSQLVKESPLMEEMLAITRSQRQIMHQIDNLSNLLREYSGERLRQGRADSSGRVTDIDSIVPVILTLAIGGLGFFFFRSLTSPK; encoded by the exons ATGCCCAGCATTGCTGTTATTTCAATGGACAACTACAATGATGCTAGTCGTATCATTGATGGCAACTTCGACG ATCCACGCCTGACAGATTATGACACAATGCTTGAAAACATACATGGTTTAAAAGCAGGCAATCCTGTTGAAGTTCCAGTATATGATTTCAAGTCTAGCTCTCGCACAGGTTACAG GACGGTAGAGGTCCCTAGCTCCCGTATTGTGCTCATTGAGGGTATATATGCCTTAAGTGAGAGATTGCGGCCTTTGTTAGATCTCCGTGTGTCTATAACTGGTGGAGTTCACTTTGACCTTGTCAAACGGGTGTTACGGGACATTCAACGTGCCGGCCAAGATCCTGCAGAAATTATCCATCAAATTTCTGAAACG GTGTATCCTATGTACAAGGCCTTTATTGAGCCAGATCTCCAGACAGCACATATAAAAATCACCAACAAGTTCAATCCCTTCACTGGTTTTCAAAACCCGACATATATTTTAAAG TCAATTAAGGCAGTGACAGTGGATCAGATCAAAGCTGTTCTTTCTGATGATCacaaagaaaccaaagaaGAAACTTATGACATATATCTTTTACCACCAGGAGAAGATCCTGAAGCATGTCAATCGTATCTAAGGATGAGGAACAGGGATGGCAAATACAATCTCATGTTTGAG gaaTGGGTTACGGATAGTCCCTTCATAATATCACCTCGAATAACTTTTGAAGTTAGTGTGCGCCTTCTTGGAGGTCTCATGGCCTTGGGGTATACAATTGCATCCATCTTGAAAAGAAGCAGCCATATCTTCTGTGATGATAAGATTTGCGTGAAAACTGATTGGTTGGAGCAAATTAATCGCCAATATGTTCAG GTGCAAGGAAAGGATCGGTTATATGTTAAATATGTCGCAGAGCAGCTCGATCTGGACGGTTCATATGTTCCTCGTACTTACATTGAACAAATTCAGCTGGAGAAACTTGTAAATGATGTCATG GCCTTGCCAGATGATTTGAAGACAAAGCTCAGCAtagatgatgattttgtttcaaGCCCAAAGGAAGCCCTTTCTCGAGCCTCAGCAGACAGGAGAACCAAGTATCTCAACCG CGGTGCATCACACTCTTTCTCAAATCAAAGGGACAAGACAATGTCCAAGCTAACAAGACTTGCTGTTAACAGTAGAAGGTTTGATGGAAGAGCCCTGGAATCACCTCAAGCACTTTCAAACCAG GGGGTTATAACTCAACTTTCAGAACAAATTTCTACACTGAATGAGAGGATGGATGAGTTTACGTCTCGTGTTGAAGAACTCAACTCCAAGTTCTCAGTCAGAAAAGTTTCAGCTAGCCAGCAGAATTTGGCTTTGCAGGCTGAAGCCTGCACTGGATCTGGACCCACTTCTCATTTTGTAACTGGCTTAAGTAATGGCTCATTGGCAGGATCTCTACTGCCCCATTCTTCTTCGTCATCACAATTGGTCAAGGAGTCTCCACTGATGGAAGAG ATGCTAGCAATCACACGGAGCCAACGCCAGATCATGCACCAAATAGACAATTTGAGCAATCTTTTGCGAGAATATTCAGGGGAAAGGCTTCGCCAAGGAAGAGCAGATAGTAGTGGAAGAGTGACTGATATTGACTCAATTGTCCCAGTTATTCTTACTTTGGCAATTGGTGGATtaggtttcttcttcttcaggaGTCTGACTTCCCCAAAATAA
- the LOC18777119 gene encoding H/ACA ribonucleoprotein complex subunit 2-like protein, whose amino-acid sequence MGSDSEVEKTAQKERERKKMQALAPIAKPLAGKKLCKRTLKLVRRAAENKCLKRGVKEVVKSIRRGQKGLCVIAGNISPIDVITHVPILCEEAEIPYLYVPSKEDLANAGATKRPTCCLLVMTKPSKGELGQEEQDKLKADYDQVVGDVSELQSSLF is encoded by the exons atgggaaGCGATAGCGAAGTAGAGAAGACGGCGCaaaaggagagggagaggaagaagatgcagGCTCTTGCTCCCATAGCCAAACCCCTTGCCGGCAAGAAGCTCTGCAAGCGAACCCTCAAGCTTGTCCGCAGAG CTGCTGAGAACAAATGCTTGAAGAGAGGAGTGAAGGAGGTAGTCAAAAGCATAAGGCGAGGCCAAAAGGG GTTATGTGTTATTGCTGGGAACATTTCTCCTATTGATGTGATCACTCATGTTCCAATCTTGTGTGAAGAGGCTGAAATTCCATATCTTTATGTGCCCTCAAAAGAA GATCTTGCAAATGCAGGGGCCACCAAGAGGCCAACTTGCTGTCTTCTGGTGATGACCAAGCCTTCCAAGGGGGAATTAGGCCAAGAGGAACAAGATAAACTAAAGGCAGATTATGACCAGGTTGTAGGAGATGTTTCTGAACTTCAATCCTCCCTTTTCTGA
- the LOC18777353 gene encoding phenylalanine--tRNA ligase beta subunit, cytoplasmic yields MPTVSVGRDRLYAALGRTYTQEEFEEVCFSFGIELDDVTTEKAIIRKEKHLDAEVEEDEEVIYKIEVPANRYDLLCLEGLAQALRVFSREEEIPTYKLVNISKESMIKMHVKPETSSIRPHVVCAVLRGVTFTEASYNSFIDLQDKLHQNICRRRTLVAIGTHDLDTLQAPFTYEALPPSSINFVPLKQVKSFRADELIEFYRSDLKLKKFVHIIENSPVFPVLYDHNRIVLSLPPIINGAHSAINLKTKNVFIECTATDLTKAKIVLNTIVTAFSAYCERKFEIEPVEVIYSDGKSYVYPDLSIYNMDVSLSYVNGTIGVSLEAEEVTDLLNRMQLRAEQSVSSDITVFVPPTRSDILHPCDVMEDVAIAYGYNNIPKRSPASLKPLALNELTDHIKLEIAMTGFTEVLTFILGSWRENFAMLNRKDDKSKAVVVGNPRSSDFELVRTSLMPGVLKTVGHNKDHPKPIKIFEVGDVALLDERKDVGARNQRQLAALFCGASSGFELIHGLVDRVMEAIGAAFVPIGDHTGYFIQPSDEPEFLPGRQASIIYKGKHIGTFGIVHPEVLNNFDIPDPCSFVELNVESLL; encoded by the exons ATGCCTACCGTCAGCGTGGGACGGGATCGTCTGTATGCAGCACTAGGAAGAACTTACA CTCAGGAAGAGTTTGAAGAAGTATGCTTCAGCTTCGGCATCGAGCTGGACGACGTC ACAACTGAGAAAGCAAttattagaaaagaaaagcatttgGACgctgaagttgaggaagatgaagaagttATTTACAAGATCGAAGTTCCCGCGAATAg ATATGATTTACTTTGCCTTGAAGGGCTTGCTCAAGCCCTCCGTGTTTTCAGTAGGGAAGAGGAGATTCCTACATATAAGTTGGTGAACATTAGTAAGGAGTCAATGATTAAAATGCATGTAAAACCAGAG ACATCTTCAATTCGCCCTCATGTTGTCTGTGCTGTTTTAAGAGGCGTAACCTTCACTGAAGCAAGTTATAACAGCTTTATTGATCTCCAAGACAAGCTTCATCAAAATATCTGCCG GCGAAGAACCCTAGTTGCCATTGGGACTCATGACTTGGATACATTACAAGCCCCTTTCACATATGAG GCTTTGCCACCTtcaagtataaattttgtgCCTCTGAAACAG GTGAAGAGCTTTAGAGCTGATGAGCTCATTGAATTTTACAGA TCAGATTTGAAACTGAAGAAGTTTGTGCACATAATAGAGAACTCACCGGTGTTTCCTGTTTTATATGATCACAACAG AATTGTTTTGTCTTTACCCCCCATTATTAATGGTGCACATTCAGCAATCAATTTGAAGACAAAGAATGTTTTCATAGAATGTACAGCTACTGATTTGACAAAGGCCAAGATTGTTCTGAACACAATA GTGACAGCATTTTCAGCGTATTGTGAAAGAAAGTTTGAGATTGAACCTGTTGAAGTGATATATTCAGATGGAAAGTCATATGTCTATCCTGATTTATCAATCTACAACATGGATGTTTCCCTATCATACGTTAACGGTACAATTGGAGTCTCTTTGGAAGCAGAAGAG GTTACTGATTTGTTGAATCGGATGCAATTGCGTGCTGAGCAGTCTGTATCAAGCGATATCACAGTATTTGTACCTCCAACCAGAAGCGACATTCTTCATCCTTGTGATGTCATGGAG gATGTTGCAATTGCATATGGATATAATAATATCCCAAAGCGAAGTCCTGCATCTTTGAAGCCACTAGCCTTGAATGAGCTCACTGACCATATTAAATTAGAG ATTGCAATGACTGGGTTTACAGAGGTGTTGACGTTTATATTGGGGTCGTGGAGAGAAAATTTTGCCATGTTAAATCGTAAAGATGATAAATCGAAGGCAGTGGTTGTTGGAAATCCTCGTTCATCTGATTTTGAACTTGTCCGAACCAGTTTGATGCCTGGCGTATTGAAAACTGTTGGTCACAACAAAGATCATCCAAAGCCCATAAAG ATTTTCGAAGTGGGTGATGTAGCACTATTGGATGAGAGGAAAGATGTTGGTGCGAGAAATCAACGCCAACTAGCAGCTCTTTTCTGTGGTGCTAGCTCTGGGTTTGAG TTGATTCATGGCTTGGTGGACAGAGTTATGGAAGCGATTGGTGCTGCTTTTGTTCCTATCGGTGACCATACTGGGTACTTCATACAACCTTCGGAT GAACCTGAGTTTCTTCCGGGTAGGCAAGCAAGCATCATCTATAAAGGGAAGCACATTGGAACTTTTGGCATTGTGCACCCTGAG GTGTTAAACAACTTCGACATTCCTGATCCGTGCTCGTTTGTAGAACTTAACGTTGAGAGTTTGTTGTAG
- the LOC18777083 gene encoding protein STRICTOSIDINE SYNTHASE-LIKE 12 translates to MVEVRCGRASEELREEEVDVDPRRRWSVTRGVVDQRSNNISNICERKTWLVEVKRGIPFRFLNGLDIDPITGIVYFTEATSVYEQYSKTCIRMDKTKQVRVLLRGLSLAFGTASMDGSFVLVSEYAGKRIQKSWLTGPKANTSEIILDFGHHPVDINRSVSGDFWVAVNRETRLINHRGKLIVPNALLIDSDGAVLDEIILLDQYGNLSITQVEEVAGAL, encoded by the exons ATGGTGGAGGTTCGTTGTGGGAGAGCGAGCGAGGAGCTAAGGGAGGAAGAGGTGGATGTCGACCCTCGGAGGCGGTGGTCGGTTACCCGAGGTGTCGTTGACCAAAGGAGTAATAATATTAGTAACATCTGTGAGAGGAAGACGTGGTTAGTCGAAGTGAAGAGG GGAATCCCATTCCGATTCCTCAATGGTTTGGATATCGACCCCATAACCGGCATAGTTTATTTCACAGAAGCCACTTCCGTCTATGAGCAATATTCTAAAACATGTATAAGGATGGACAAA ACAAAACAAGTGAGAGTCTTGTTAAGAGGGCTTTCTTTGGCATTTGGGACTGCTAGTATGGATGGCTCGTTTGTCTTGGTTTCTGAATACGCAGGCAAAAGGATCCAAAAGTCTTGGCTCACTGGGCCAAAGGCTAACACATCAGAAATTATTCTCGACTTTGGTCACCATCCCGTTGACATAAATCGAAGCGTATCGGGAGATTTTTGGGTGGCGGTGAACCGTGAAACTAGACTGATAAATCATAGGGGCAAGCTCATTGTGCCAAATGCACTTCTCATCGACTCAGATGGCGCTGTGCTTGATGAGATTATTCTTTTGGATCAATACGGCAATTTATCCATCACTCAAGTTGAAGAAGTTGCTGGGGCACTCTAG
- the LOC18776935 gene encoding uncharacterized protein LOC18776935: protein MKKPVPVYYTTSVLLKACRSNHVVGKADIPPPQIQLPTPTTLVGPPLLSRLTANNYNDGSNKNPIPNPCLRLFFDIKPPAYWRGTPQFSDDYLQQLLPQAWSHNPLTTLKLIFNLCHRRGKSDEQAFYTAAYWLYQYHPKTLACNVVAFAASFGTFPDLLQILYRTLQGKDQLPSACFYLPITQGIEGRTWTRRRREKILAMAKKAVDRYQLDPNYRLLHDAVSDIYALCLKSDIQSLKNHRITSFDEPECLEITRAADFFPHIDSSYDRATLLCESIAKKVLPQGGGGVESEEANDDYAYRVRKRLWKEVLVPLNKALATPAYTGGNKWGYDPGFKPEPCAVETYLEDVVKAGKSKIKAGALLPNEIIGYLKRRMDNEDDDVHDLMAAADLQWKTMVEDIYSKQGKFKKCLVVCDVGSNNEMSVGLGLLLSQLSEEPWNGKVITYNENPRLVSIQGDDLKSKYEFMTTKLGPWDVEVNFEKVFDLILKVAVDENLKPEQMIERVYVFTPSRGVYNRWETSDFEAMQSKFKEKGYGDVVPHIVYWNIRARMSVLGMPNTQPGLGLTMLSGFVNNNLVNFFLDNGGDFGPEHAMEAAISGQDYQNLVIVD from the coding sequence ATGAAGAAACCAGTACCAGTGTATTACACCACCTCCGTCCTCCTGAAAGCATGCCGAAGTAATCATGTCGTCGGAAAAGCCGATATTCCTCCTCCTCAAATTCAACTTCCAACCCCAACAACTCTTGTTGGTCCTCCATTGCTGAGCAGATTAACGGCTAATAACTATAATGATGGTTCCAACAAGAACCCTATCCCTAACCCCTGCCTCCGTCTGTTTTTCGACATCAAACCACCTGCATACTGGAGGGGCACCCCCCAATTTTCCGATGACTATCTCCAGCAACTACTGCCGCAGGCCTGGTCTCACAACCCCCTCACCACACTCAAGCTCATCTTCAATCTATGTCACCGACGTGGTAAATCTGATGAGCAAGCATTCTACACGGCGGCGTACTGGCTCTACCAATACCACCCCAAGACCCTTGCCTGCAACGTCGTTGCTTTTGCTGCCTCATTTGGCACTTTCCCCGACCTTCTCCAGATTCTGTACCGTACTTTACAAGGCAAAGACCAATTGCCCAGTGCTTGTTTCTACCTACCGATCACACAAGGGATCGAGGGCCGTACTTggacgaggaggaggagggagaaGATCTTGGCCATGGCAAAAAAGGCTGTTGATAGGTACCAGCTTGACCCCAATTATCGCCTCTTACACGACGCCGTCTCTGATATTTACGCTCTGTGCCTCAAATCTGACATTCAGAGCTTGAAAAATCATAGGATTACTAGTTTTGATGAGCCTGAGTGCTTGGAGATAACCAGGGCGGCAGATTTTTTCCCTCACATCGACTCCTCTTACGATCGAGCCACTCTGCTCTGCGAGAGCATTGCGAAAAAGGTTCTTCCgcaaggaggaggaggagtagAATCGGAGGAGGCCAACGATGATTATGCATACAGAGTCAGGAAGCGGTTGTGGAAGGAGGTTTTGGTGCCATTGAACAAAGCCTTGGCCACCCCGGCTTATACCGGTGGCAACAAATGGGGTTATGATCCTGGTTTCAAGCCAGAGCCCTGCGCGGTTGAGACTTACTTGGAGGACGTCGTCAAAGCCGGTAAGTCCAAGATTAAGGCTGGTGCTCTGCTTCCAAATGAGATCATAGGCTATCTTAAGAGAAGGATGGATAATGAAGATGACGACGTGCATGATCTAATGGCTGCGGCTGATCTTCAGTGGAAGACCATGGTGGAGGACATCTACTCAAAGCAAGGCAAGTTTAAAAAGTGTTTGGTTGTATGTGATGTCGGGTCAAACAACGAAATGTCGGTGGGTTTGGGGCTTCTGCTGTCTCAACTGAGTGAAGAACCATGGAATGGGAAGGTGATCACCTACAATGAGAACCCTCGGCTGGTTTCCATACAAGGCGATGATCTAAAGTCCAAGTACGAGTTTATGACAACAAAACTAGGCCCCTGGGATGTTGAggttaattttgaaaaagtgTTTGATTTGATCCTTAAAGTGGCTGTGGATGAGAATTTGAAGCCGGAGCAGATGATCGAGAGGGTGTATGTGTTCACTCCCTCTAGGGGGGTCTATAATAGATGGGAGACTAGTGATTTTGAGGCAATGCAGAGTAAGTTTAAGGAGAAGGGATATGGGGATGTGGTGCCACATATTGTGTATTGGAATATCAGGGCACGCATGTCTGTGCTGGGGATGCCTAATACACAACCAGGCTTAGGCCTCACCATGTTGAGTGGCTTCGTCAACAACAATTTGGTCAATTTCTTCCTGGACAATGGTGGGGATTTTGGCCCTGAACATGCCATGGAAGCTGCCATTTCTGGCCAAGACTATCAGAATCTAGTTATAGTGGACTGA
- the LOC18775871 gene encoding protein MIS12 homolog, protein MEGSESEAVFDSLNVNPQLFINEVFNLVDDLVDDACNHFHQQASTSLKIEGTDRTQDLSKGINVIRKKVQSDIDKRLAMWEQHCHNHFFQVPEGFMLPKSDESPVETSICQNAICDPDLDAQLDLLRNNLTKVGQESAALNRELQSLERQSASNDHISALDEISLLYDQNSYHEMFQEMMKTASELRTKIGKLKTRKIEETEHNKADKIYNPHRDPSMMGIGKGFSGAKLEDLQEVLVHLKNR, encoded by the exons ATGGAAGGCAGTGAAAGCGAGGCAGTGTTCGATTCGCTGAACGTTAATCCGCAGCTGTTTATCAACGAGGTCTTCAACCTCGTCGATGATTTGGTCGATGACGCTTGCAATCATTTCCACCA ACAAGCATCAACCTCCCTGAAGATCGAGGGCACTGACAGAACCCAAGATTTATCCAAG GGTATTAATGTTATCCGCAAAAAGGTTCAATCAGATATTGATAAGCGGCTAGCTATGTGGGAGCAGCACTGCCATAACCACTTTTTTCAAGTTCCTGAGGGGTTCATGCTGCCCAAAAgt GATGAATCACCTGTCGAAACTTCTATATGTCAAAATGCAATCTGTGACCCAGACTTGGATGCCCAGTTGGATTTATTAAGGAACAACCTTACTAAG GTTGGTCAGGAGTCTGCTGCGCTGAACCGAGAGCTCCAATCATTAGAACGACAGTCTGCGTCTAACGATCATATTTCTGCCCTCGATGAGATTTCACTACTATATGACCAAAACTCTTATCATGAGATGTTCCAAG agatgatgaagacagCATCAGAACTTCGGACAAAAATAGGAAAGCTGAAGACCAGAAAGATAGAAGAAACCGAACACAATAAAGCAGATAAGATTTACAACCCACACAGAGATCCATCTATGATGGGTATTGGCAAAG GCTTCTCTGGTGCGAAGTTGGAAGATCTTCAAGAAGTTTTAGTCCATTTGAAAAACAGGTGA